One genomic region from Muriicola soli encodes:
- a CDS encoding DUF4290 domain-containing protein gives MNSVETLEYNTERPYLIIPEYGRHFQKMVDYAVSIEDREERNRVAKSIISVMGNLQPHLRDVPDFQHKLWDQLFIMSDFKLDVDSPFPITSQEMLQARPEPLEYPQNHPKYRFYGNNIKRMIDVAIQWEKGDKRDGLEYAIANHMKKCYLNWNKDTVDDKAIFKHLYELSDGKIDLASDGENLTESVQFLKQRVTKSNRPSGSNKKGQRGNRGKKRY, from the coding sequence TTGAATTCAGTAGAAACCCTAGAATACAATACAGAACGCCCATATCTCATTATTCCTGAATACGGCCGTCATTTCCAGAAAATGGTTGATTATGCCGTGTCTATAGAAGACCGTGAGGAGCGCAACCGGGTAGCCAAATCGATCATATCGGTGATGGGTAACCTTCAGCCACACCTCAGGGACGTACCCGATTTTCAGCACAAGTTATGGGACCAGCTTTTTATCATGTCCGATTTTAAACTCGATGTGGACTCTCCTTTTCCCATTACGAGCCAGGAGATGCTGCAAGCCAGACCAGAACCTCTTGAATATCCACAGAATCATCCCAAATACCGCTTCTACGGAAACAATATCAAAAGGATGATCGATGTTGCCATTCAGTGGGAAAAAGGCGATAAACGCGATGGCCTTGAGTACGCTATTGCTAACCACATGAAAAAGTGTTACCTCAATTGGAACAAGGACACAGTAGATGACAAAGCCATCTTTAAGCATTTGTACGAGTTAAGTGACGGAAAAATCGATCTGGCGTCTGACGGGGAAAATCTCACCGAAAGTGTACAATTCCTGAAACAGAGAGTAACCAAGAGCAATAGGCCCAGCGGGTCCAATAAAAAAGGACAACGCGGTAACCGAGGTAAAAAACGCTATTAA
- a CDS encoding (4Fe-4S)-binding protein: MGEKQIIKEYSNGEITVIWKPALCIHAKVCVNKLPSVYKPDEKPWITPENASSDALQSQIDGCPSGALSYRLTNEKENTKNKNQNMSQKVEVTPGGPLMVHGELEITMADGSKETKKRATAFCRCGASDNKPYCDGSHNDIDFTDS; the protein is encoded by the coding sequence ATGGGAGAAAAGCAGATTATCAAGGAATACAGCAATGGTGAAATTACTGTTATTTGGAAACCCGCGTTATGTATTCACGCCAAAGTCTGCGTGAACAAACTTCCTTCCGTTTACAAGCCTGATGAGAAGCCATGGATCACACCTGAAAATGCATCTTCAGATGCCTTGCAATCGCAAATTGACGGATGTCCATCAGGAGCACTGTCTTATCGGTTAACAAATGAAAAAGAAAACACAAAAAATAAAAATCAGAATATGAGTCAGAAAGTAGAAGTAACACCCGGTGGACCACTGATGGTACACGGAGAACTGGAAATTACCATGGCAGATGGATCAAAAGAAACTAAAAAGAGAGCTACAGCATTTTGTCGCTGCGGTGCTTCGGATAACAAACCCTATTGCGATGGTAGTCACAATGACATCGATTTTACAGACAGCTGA
- a CDS encoding AAA family ATPase → MPKRIVITGGPGTGKTSIIQMLEEKGFFCFHEVIRDFTSEAKQFADLERLHSNPLTFVDDPFRFNKHILEARLSHFKAGDALECDLAFYDRGLPDVLAYMNYFDQSYPDEFIQYCRNHKYDQLVMLPPWKDIYTRDDERLETFEQAIEIHEELQKMYTELNYNSLEVPIGSIEERATFIIDHLIPAS, encoded by the coding sequence ATGCCAAAACGGATTGTAATTACTGGCGGACCGGGAACCGGTAAAACCTCAATAATACAGATGCTCGAGGAGAAAGGCTTCTTTTGTTTCCACGAAGTAATAAGGGATTTTACATCGGAGGCAAAGCAATTTGCAGATTTGGAAAGACTACACTCTAATCCCCTGACCTTTGTAGATGACCCTTTTCGTTTTAACAAGCATATTCTGGAAGCCCGACTCTCACATTTTAAGGCAGGAGATGCACTGGAATGTGACCTGGCTTTTTACGATCGTGGCCTTCCCGATGTCCTGGCCTATATGAACTATTTTGATCAATCCTATCCCGATGAGTTTATCCAATATTGCAGAAATCACAAATATGACCAACTAGTGATGTTACCCCCTTGGAAAGACATTTATACCAGAGATGACGAACGCCTGGAGACTTTTGAACAGGCCATTGAAATTCATGAGGAGCTGCAGAAAATGTATACGGAGTTAAATTACAATTCTCTTGAGGTCCCTATAGGAAGTATTGAGGAAAGGGCTACATTTATTATTGATCATTTGATTCCTGCTTCGTGA
- a CDS encoding RecQ family ATP-dependent DNA helicase, giving the protein MKNSPTEILSRYWGHKAFRGSQEEIISAVLGGRDVLALLPTGGGKSVCYQIPGMMLEGICVVVSPLVALIRDQVGSLRAKGIKAVALTGGISYEETITLLDNCLYGGYQFLYLSPERLRQELVRERISEMNPSLFAIDEAHCISQWGIDFRPAYLECSVLRELHPEVPFIALTATATSTVAKDITENLKMPSPLVVRDSFERENLVYSVLKQENKNQQLIRLFKKDSQSGIVYVRSRRKTEELYHFLADHGISARAFHGGMTRNEKEDSLKAWKEDKISVMVATSAFGMGIDKADVRKVIHYELPESIESYFQEAGRAGRDGQRAYAILLVNPEDESRLKKQFISVLPDVSFVKLLYNKLNNYFQIAYGSEETSDFPFNFNHFCDTYGLISSLTYNGLRLLDQNSVISLSQQFSQKTSVQFTASKAAIFNYLDANPKDMNILQTLLRTYGGVFEFETKISPVLVAKKAGVREDQVIASLKKAEMDGMLEFNNEQQDMRITFLVPREDDRTINTFSNKIKDLNKVKIMNVQAVLDYVRNGSQCRSGQLLSYFGEQTNIKCGACDVCRRASSVTGKELKALDRDILKMIQDKALSPQNLINSLGQDKEIILNELRYLMEEGKIELTSNNKYTLTK; this is encoded by the coding sequence GTGAAAAATTCGCCTACTGAAATATTATCCAGGTACTGGGGCCATAAGGCCTTCAGAGGATCTCAGGAAGAGATTATTTCCGCTGTATTGGGAGGCAGGGACGTACTGGCCTTACTGCCTACAGGAGGCGGTAAATCGGTTTGTTATCAGATCCCCGGCATGATGCTCGAGGGAATCTGTGTTGTAGTCTCCCCGCTCGTTGCCTTAATAAGAGATCAGGTGGGCAGTTTAAGGGCAAAAGGGATAAAAGCAGTCGCATTAACCGGTGGAATTTCTTATGAAGAAACCATCACCTTATTAGATAATTGCCTTTATGGGGGATATCAATTCCTATACCTTTCCCCGGAGCGATTACGGCAGGAACTTGTCAGGGAACGAATCAGCGAGATGAATCCAAGCCTTTTCGCCATAGACGAGGCACATTGTATATCGCAATGGGGAATCGATTTCAGACCTGCTTATCTCGAATGTTCAGTACTCCGTGAATTACATCCGGAAGTACCTTTTATCGCCTTAACAGCAACTGCAACCTCGACAGTGGCCAAGGATATCACCGAAAACCTAAAGATGCCTTCTCCATTGGTTGTCAGGGATTCATTTGAGAGGGAAAATCTGGTGTACAGCGTCCTTAAGCAGGAAAACAAGAATCAGCAGCTTATCCGGCTCTTTAAAAAGGATTCACAATCGGGAATAGTTTATGTAAGGAGTCGGCGTAAAACGGAAGAGCTTTACCACTTCCTTGCAGATCACGGTATCAGTGCCAGAGCTTTTCACGGGGGTATGACACGAAATGAGAAAGAAGACAGCCTAAAAGCGTGGAAGGAAGACAAAATAAGCGTAATGGTAGCGACCAGTGCATTTGGGATGGGTATTGACAAGGCCGATGTTCGTAAAGTGATCCATTATGAATTACCGGAAAGCATAGAGAGCTATTTTCAGGAGGCCGGAAGAGCCGGAAGGGATGGGCAAAGAGCTTATGCCATTTTATTGGTGAATCCGGAAGATGAAAGCCGACTAAAAAAACAATTTATTTCCGTACTTCCCGATGTTTCCTTTGTAAAGCTATTGTACAACAAACTGAATAATTACTTCCAGATCGCCTATGGCAGTGAAGAAACCAGTGATTTCCCCTTTAATTTCAATCATTTCTGCGATACCTATGGCTTAATTTCCTCGCTGACCTACAATGGGCTTCGCCTTTTAGATCAGAATTCCGTCATTTCCCTGTCTCAGCAATTTTCTCAAAAGACATCTGTTCAATTTACGGCATCCAAGGCTGCCATTTTTAATTACCTCGACGCCAATCCCAAGGACATGAACATCCTTCAGACCCTTTTGAGGACTTACGGGGGTGTTTTCGAATTCGAAACGAAGATAAGTCCGGTTTTGGTGGCAAAAAAAGCAGGCGTCAGGGAGGATCAGGTGATCGCTTCGCTTAAAAAAGCGGAGATGGATGGCATGCTTGAATTCAATAATGAACAACAGGATATGCGGATTACCTTTTTAGTGCCCCGGGAAGACGATCGTACCATCAATACCTTTTCAAATAAAATTAAAGATCTCAACAAGGTCAAGATCATGAATGTTCAGGCGGTACTGGACTATGTTAGAAATGGTTCCCAGTGCAGGTCTGGCCAGCTTTTGTCTTATTTCGGAGAGCAAACGAATATAAAGTGTGGGGCCTGTGATGTATGTCGCAGAGCTTCATCGGTTACAGGAAAAGAGCTCAAAGCACTTGACAGGGACATCCTTAAAATGATTCAGGACAAAGCCCTATCGCCTCAAAACCTAATAAATTCCCTTGGGCAGGATAAAGAAATCATTTTAAATGAATTGCGCTACCTTATGGAAGAGGGCAAGATCGAACTTACCAGTAATAACAAATACACCCTGACAAAATGA
- a CDS encoding amidohydrolase codes for MKNIFYLFIFALILPLHAQKINGSKKAIVESIEQHKTRLIQISDSIWAQAETAFEEDDSSKILADYAEANGFTVERGVAEMPTAFVATYGSGKPVISVLGEFDALPGISQKAQPTKSPLEEGAAGHGCGHNLFGTASLGAAIAVKELIEKGELKGTVKFFGTPAEEKFFGKIWMVKEGLWDDVDVNLSWHPGAKTEADVQSTLALIDFKVEFFGQAAHASADPWNGRSASDALELYTTGINYYREHIKPTVRIHYHIQDGGQVVNVVPDYSRLWVRVRDTKRIGMMPVYERVRAMAEGAAILANVDYKISLISGIYEVLVNRAGGEVMQKNLELLGPISYTDEETAFGRRIQEETGKPMVGMASEISPLEKTKENPGGGSTDVGDVSWNVPNINLSVTVAPKDTPWHSWAVVACGGMSIGHKGMVHAAKALGMTMADLFENPKMVEKIKSEYKERKGNEVYEPMIPDGPPPIGNN; via the coding sequence ATGAAAAACATTTTTTACCTCTTTATCTTCGCCTTAATCCTTCCTTTACACGCTCAAAAGATCAATGGCAGTAAAAAAGCGATAGTTGAGAGTATTGAACAACACAAGACCAGACTCATCCAAATTAGTGATTCTATATGGGCCCAGGCAGAAACGGCATTTGAGGAGGACGATTCTTCCAAAATACTTGCAGATTACGCCGAAGCCAACGGTTTTACCGTAGAAAGAGGGGTCGCGGAAATGCCCACAGCCTTTGTCGCCACCTATGGATCCGGTAAACCCGTGATTAGTGTACTGGGAGAATTTGACGCACTACCGGGGATCTCGCAAAAAGCCCAACCTACAAAATCTCCTTTGGAAGAAGGTGCTGCCGGTCATGGCTGCGGTCATAACCTCTTTGGAACCGCCAGCCTTGGAGCCGCCATTGCCGTGAAAGAATTAATTGAAAAAGGTGAACTCAAGGGTACGGTGAAATTTTTTGGTACCCCGGCTGAAGAAAAATTTTTCGGGAAGATCTGGATGGTAAAGGAAGGATTATGGGATGATGTTGATGTGAACCTGAGCTGGCATCCCGGTGCAAAAACTGAGGCCGATGTACAGAGTACTTTAGCCCTTATCGATTTCAAAGTTGAATTCTTTGGGCAAGCTGCACATGCCTCCGCCGATCCGTGGAATGGCAGGAGCGCCTCTGATGCCCTTGAATTATATACTACTGGAATAAATTATTACCGGGAACACATAAAACCAACAGTGAGGATTCATTATCATATTCAGGACGGCGGTCAGGTGGTAAATGTAGTACCCGATTATTCCCGACTATGGGTACGGGTAAGGGATACGAAAAGGATTGGCATGATGCCCGTTTACGAAAGAGTAAGGGCAATGGCTGAAGGAGCAGCTATACTGGCCAACGTCGATTATAAAATTTCGCTTATTTCCGGGATCTACGAAGTATTGGTGAATCGGGCCGGTGGCGAAGTGATGCAAAAAAACCTGGAATTATTAGGCCCTATTTCCTATACAGATGAAGAAACGGCCTTTGGAAGACGAATTCAGGAAGAAACAGGAAAACCGATGGTGGGGATGGCCAGTGAGATATCACCACTAGAGAAAACCAAAGAAAATCCCGGAGGCGGTTCCACAGATGTGGGCGATGTAAGCTGGAATGTGCCAAACATCAACCTCAGTGTCACTGTGGCGCCAAAGGATACACCCTGGCATTCCTGGGCTGTAGTGGCCTGCGGAGGCATGAGCATCGGTCACAAAGGCATGGTACACGCGGCTAAAGCCTTGGGAATGACCATGGCAGATCTATTTGAGAATCCAAAGATGGTTGAAAAAATTAAATCAGAATACAAAGAACGCAAGGGCAATGAGGTCTATGAACCCATGATCCCTGACGGACCACCACCAATAGGAAATAATTAA
- a CDS encoding TolB family protein has product MISRLETYDLNTGERNLILEENAHFEAPNWSLDGTYLIINQDGLLFKITPGLNTKELIDTGEARQCNNDHGISPDGTLLAISNNDQMENSGFGTSRIYTLPIAGGLPTRITEKAPSYWHGWAPDGKSVVYTAHRNGDFDIYRIGIKGGQEVRLTEEAGLDDGPEYSPDGRFIYYNSYRSGSMELWRMNADGRNKVQLTDDIYSNWFPHPSPDGKYLVFLTYLEDQGQAHPPLKLVALRLYNLQNKQITSLCTFIGGQGTLNVPSWAPDSEKFAFVSYEPKK; this is encoded by the coding sequence GTGATATCACGACTTGAAACGTATGATCTCAACACCGGTGAACGTAACCTCATCCTGGAAGAAAATGCTCATTTTGAAGCTCCTAACTGGAGTCTGGATGGAACATATTTGATTATCAATCAGGATGGTTTGCTTTTTAAAATAACTCCCGGTCTAAACACCAAGGAACTTATTGATACAGGTGAGGCCAGACAATGCAATAATGATCATGGAATCTCTCCTGACGGAACCTTACTTGCCATCAGCAATAACGATCAAATGGAAAATAGTGGATTCGGGACCTCCCGAATTTATACTCTGCCCATTGCAGGGGGTCTCCCAACCAGGATTACAGAAAAAGCTCCTTCCTATTGGCATGGTTGGGCGCCGGATGGTAAATCTGTAGTCTATACTGCGCATCGCAATGGTGACTTTGATATTTATCGCATTGGTATCAAGGGCGGACAAGAGGTTCGACTCACGGAAGAAGCGGGTCTTGATGACGGCCCTGAGTACAGTCCGGATGGCCGGTTTATCTATTACAATTCATACCGTTCGGGTTCTATGGAGCTCTGGCGGATGAATGCAGATGGCAGGAATAAAGTGCAGCTCACAGACGACATCTATTCGAATTGGTTCCCGCATCCTTCACCAGATGGAAAATATCTCGTATTCCTTACATACCTTGAAGATCAGGGCCAGGCACATCCGCCTTTAAAACTAGTAGCTCTTCGTCTCTATAACCTTCAGAATAAACAAATTACAAGCCTGTGCACCTTTATAGGAGGGCAGGGCACCCTGAATGTACCTTCCTGGGCCCCGGACAGCGAAAAGTTTGCATTTGTATCTTACGAGCCTAAGAAATAA
- a CDS encoding VOC family protein — protein sequence MKYMILLALFSLPLSGHSQSFSFHIDHYSMIVEDLQKTGDFYSDVLRLQDIRHPSKAAGFRWFSIDGTSQLHLIRKDKVDKIRSKSEHLCLSLPNLEEFIDYLKEKNISFWDWEGTKGAVSLRGDGVRQIYLLDPEGNWVEINNAKG from the coding sequence ATGAAATATATGATCCTTCTGGCCCTCTTCTCTTTGCCATTATCTGGTCATTCCCAATCGTTTTCTTTCCATATAGATCATTATTCAATGATCGTGGAAGACCTTCAAAAAACCGGTGATTTTTATTCTGATGTACTCAGATTACAAGACATCCGCCATCCTTCCAAGGCAGCTGGCTTTAGGTGGTTCAGTATAGACGGAACCTCACAATTACACCTCATTAGGAAGGATAAGGTTGATAAAATCAGGTCAAAAAGTGAGCATTTGTGTCTTTCACTCCCTAATCTGGAAGAATTTATTGACTACTTAAAGGAAAAAAATATTTCCTTCTGGGACTGGGAGGGAACAAAAGGAGCTGTATCTCTAAGGGGCGATGGCGTTCGCCAAATATATCTTCTAGACCCTGAGGGTAACTGGGTAGAGATCAATAATGCCAAAGGGTAA
- a CDS encoding GNAT family N-acetyltransferase, translating into MAHPEDFPLVLTTVGNQKRFELQLPQGVAYVEYIQNVQGIIYLTHTEVPKQLEGKGVGSALLKKVFAHIRSLEVKLAPLCPFVASYLNRYPEEGKGMLAPGFFIGN; encoded by the coding sequence ATGGCTCATCCTGAAGACTTCCCGCTTGTTCTCACTACTGTAGGAAATCAAAAAAGATTTGAACTGCAACTCCCACAGGGTGTGGCCTATGTTGAATATATCCAGAATGTTCAGGGAATTATTTATCTCACTCATACCGAGGTCCCGAAGCAACTCGAAGGTAAAGGCGTGGGAAGTGCCCTTTTGAAGAAAGTTTTTGCTCATATAAGGTCGCTCGAGGTAAAACTTGCCCCACTATGCCCCTTTGTCGCCTCTTATCTCAACAGATATCCTGAAGAGGGCAAAGGTATGCTGGCTCCGGGCTTTTTTATTGGGAATTAA
- the murA gene encoding UDP-N-acetylglucosamine 1-carboxyvinyltransferase: MGTFKIEGGHQLHGSITPQGAKNEALQILCAVLLTPEEVSIQNIPDIVDVNKLIALLEDLGVKIRKKGKGSYTFMADDVNLDYLLSDQFKQDGRGLRGSIMLVGPLLARFGKGYIPKPGGDKIGRRRLDTHFEGFIKLGASFRYNKEEHFYGVEAKKLKGTYMLLDEASVTGTANILMAAVLAEGTTTIYNAACEPYLQQLCKMLNRMGAKINGIGSNLLTIEGVESLKGTSHTMLPDMIEIGSWIGLAAMTKSELTIKNVSWENLGQIPTAFSKLGITIERKGDDIFIPAHTTGYKIHNYIDGSILTVADAPWPGLTPDLLSIILVVATQAKGEVLIHQKMFESRLFFVDKLIDMGAKIILCDPHRATVIGHDFKSTLKSTVMVSPDIRAGVSLLIAALSAKGTSTIHNIEQIDRGYESIDTRLRAIGAHITRI; encoded by the coding sequence ATGGGGACATTTAAAATAGAAGGCGGACACCAACTACACGGAAGCATCACGCCACAGGGAGCTAAAAATGAAGCGCTTCAGATCTTATGCGCTGTACTTCTCACACCCGAAGAAGTTAGCATTCAAAACATTCCGGACATTGTCGATGTAAATAAACTGATTGCACTACTCGAGGATCTCGGAGTTAAAATCAGGAAGAAGGGGAAAGGTTCTTACACCTTTATGGCCGATGATGTCAACCTGGATTACCTGCTTTCAGACCAATTTAAACAGGACGGAAGGGGCCTGAGAGGATCCATAATGCTTGTTGGACCGCTTCTTGCAAGATTTGGCAAGGGCTATATTCCCAAACCGGGCGGAGACAAAATAGGCCGTAGGCGACTAGACACTCACTTTGAAGGTTTTATTAAGCTTGGAGCCAGCTTCAGGTATAATAAAGAAGAACATTTCTACGGTGTTGAGGCCAAGAAACTCAAGGGCACCTATATGCTACTAGACGAGGCTTCGGTTACGGGTACTGCGAATATCCTTATGGCAGCAGTTTTGGCAGAAGGAACGACCACCATTTACAATGCTGCCTGTGAACCTTATTTGCAGCAGCTTTGTAAGATGCTGAACCGGATGGGGGCAAAGATCAATGGTATTGGCTCCAATTTGCTTACCATAGAAGGGGTTGAGTCCCTGAAGGGAACTAGTCATACCATGCTACCCGACATGATCGAAATTGGGAGCTGGATAGGCCTTGCAGCGATGACCAAGAGTGAACTCACCATCAAGAATGTCAGCTGGGAAAATTTGGGTCAGATCCCCACGGCATTTAGTAAATTGGGGATCACGATAGAAAGAAAAGGAGATGATATTTTTATTCCGGCGCATACCACCGGATACAAAATACACAACTACATTGATGGATCTATTTTAACGGTTGCTGATGCGCCCTGGCCTGGCTTAACGCCTGATTTGCTCAGTATAATCCTTGTTGTTGCCACTCAGGCCAAAGGGGAGGTGCTCATCCATCAGAAAATGTTTGAGAGCAGATTGTTTTTTGTCGATAAACTCATCGACATGGGTGCCAAGATTATTTTATGTGATCCGCACAGGGCCACGGTTATAGGGCACGACTTTAAATCGACGCTAAAGTCTACCGTCATGGTATCTCCCGACATTAGAGCAGGGGTGTCCCTTCTTATAGCTGCGCTATCAGCTAAAGGTACTTCTACCATTCACAATATTGAACAGATTGATAGGGGATATGAATCCATAGATACCCGTTTACGAGCCATTGGCGCTCATATCACAAGGATTTGA
- a CDS encoding pirin family protein: protein MANSIRNIKPLGFPWETEDPFLFCVYHLDHYPKGNENMGPAASLEGRNLGNDFSPNAQGWRMYHGHTVPGFPYHPHRGFETITIVNKGFCDHSDSLGAAGRFGQGDVQWMTAGRGVQHSEMFPLLKKDKENPLELFQIWLNLPKAAKMVDPHFRMLWNEEIPQIKKDGVSLRIIAGTYNGNKAPSPAPDSWAAIDENHVAVWNLHLQPGASFTFPEIPESVNRTLYFYEGDSCVIDSTRIKPDNAIGLNAKEVEVTNNGLETAHFLMLQGKPIDEPVAKYGPFVMNTDQEIQQAMQEYRLTQFGGWPWPHPDNVHDREKGRFAKYPDGTLVEK, encoded by the coding sequence ATGGCCAATTCTATACGGAATATTAAACCACTGGGATTCCCCTGGGAAACCGAAGACCCATTTCTATTTTGTGTATACCACCTCGATCACTATCCAAAAGGCAACGAAAATATGGGTCCGGCCGCATCTCTGGAAGGACGAAACCTGGGTAATGATTTTTCACCCAATGCCCAGGGTTGGAGAATGTACCACGGTCATACCGTACCCGGCTTTCCTTATCATCCACACCGTGGTTTTGAAACGATAACTATCGTAAATAAAGGATTTTGTGATCATTCTGATTCCCTCGGAGCTGCAGGCAGATTTGGCCAGGGCGACGTGCAATGGATGACCGCAGGCAGGGGGGTACAGCACTCCGAGATGTTTCCTCTGCTTAAAAAAGATAAAGAAAACCCTCTTGAGCTCTTTCAGATCTGGTTAAACCTTCCCAAGGCAGCTAAAATGGTAGATCCGCATTTCAGGATGCTGTGGAATGAAGAAATCCCACAAATTAAGAAGGACGGTGTTTCCCTGAGAATTATAGCAGGAACATATAATGGGAATAAGGCCCCCTCCCCAGCTCCGGATTCATGGGCCGCAATTGATGAAAACCACGTAGCCGTCTGGAACTTGCATCTGCAACCCGGTGCCAGTTTTACATTTCCTGAAATACCGGAATCGGTAAATCGCACTTTGTATTTCTACGAAGGAGATTCCTGTGTAATTGATAGTACGCGTATCAAGCCCGATAATGCCATCGGCTTAAACGCCAAAGAGGTGGAAGTAACCAATAACGGTTTGGAAACAGCTCATTTTTTAATGTTGCAGGGTAAACCTATTGATGAACCGGTCGCCAAATACGGTCCTTTTGTAATGAACACTGATCAGGAAATTCAACAGGCCATGCAGGAGTACCGGCTAACCCAGTTTGGAGGATGGCCCTGGCCACATCCGGATAATGTTCATGACAGGGAAAAGGGGAGGTTTGCGAAATATCCGGACGGAACCCTTGTAGAAAAATAA
- a CDS encoding Lacal_2735 family protein, translating to MFGLFKKKDPVEKLQAQYKAVMKEAFDLSKVNRSAGDAKYAEAEEIQKKIDELMQKN from the coding sequence ATGTTCGGATTGTTTAAAAAGAAAGACCCGGTAGAAAAATTACAGGCGCAGTACAAGGCTGTGATGAAAGAGGCTTTTGACCTTTCTAAGGTCAACCGCAGTGCAGGTGATGCGAAATACGCAGAAGCTGAAGAGATTCAGAAAAAAATTGATGAGTTGATGCAAAAGAATTAA
- a CDS encoding DUF493 family protein encodes MKNESSDEFYKRLKEELLRTSAWPSDYLYKFIVPTDPSKIKTIQRIFDNTGAVIESRKSSKGKYTSLSVTVNLANPDAVISYYKEVAQVEGVISL; translated from the coding sequence ATGAAGAACGAGAGCTCCGATGAATTTTACAAGCGGTTAAAGGAAGAACTTTTACGCACGAGTGCCTGGCCTTCAGATTATTTGTACAAGTTTATCGTCCCAACGGATCCTTCAAAAATCAAGACTATTCAACGCATCTTTGACAATACCGGGGCAGTGATCGAATCCAGAAAATCCAGCAAAGGTAAATACACTAGTCTCTCCGTCACCGTTAATCTCGCCAACCCGGATGCGGTGATCAGCTATTACAAGGAAGTAGCCCAGGTAGAGGGTGTTATCTCCTTATAG
- the fmt gene encoding methionyl-tRNA formyltransferase codes for MRSLRIVFMGTPDFAVATLSTLVESDYSVVGVITAPDRPAGRGRSLRESAVKKYAVAQGLKVLQPTNLKNTHFLEELRALKANLQIVVAFRMLPKVVWDMPEYGTFNLHASLLPDYRGAAPINWAIINGESKTGVTTFFIDEKIDTGAIIMQSECNIQENDNAGALHDRLMQAGAELVLATVDKIAEGEVETYTQKNLKTLNTAPKLTKDNCRIVWNQPLKSIYNHIRGLSPYPAAWTNLVNGDDNIYLKVYAADYVEEEHSTIPGKVLNEKSKIRIAAKGGYLDLTEIQLPGKRKMTAKEVLNGLKLDDNAHLV; via the coding sequence ATGAGATCATTGAGAATTGTATTTATGGGCACCCCTGATTTTGCAGTAGCCACTTTATCGACTCTTGTTGAAAGCGATTATTCCGTGGTTGGCGTGATCACTGCACCGGACAGACCTGCAGGAAGAGGGCGATCACTCAGGGAATCGGCAGTTAAGAAATATGCAGTGGCGCAGGGCTTGAAAGTATTACAACCCACTAATCTAAAGAATACCCATTTTCTTGAGGAACTAAGGGCTTTAAAGGCAAATTTACAAATTGTGGTGGCCTTCAGGATGCTGCCAAAAGTAGTTTGGGACATGCCGGAATACGGGACTTTTAATCTACACGCATCCCTCCTTCCTGATTACCGGGGTGCTGCGCCCATTAATTGGGCCATTATAAACGGGGAATCCAAAACGGGAGTGACCACTTTTTTTATCGATGAAAAAATAGACACCGGAGCCATTATTATGCAATCCGAATGTAATATTCAGGAAAATGACAATGCAGGTGCACTGCACGATCGCTTAATGCAAGCAGGGGCTGAGTTGGTTTTGGCTACAGTGGATAAGATCGCAGAAGGTGAAGTAGAGACCTATACGCAGAAAAATCTTAAGACCCTAAATACGGCTCCAAAGCTCACAAAAGACAATTGCCGAATAGTTTGGAATCAACCCCTTAAATCAATCTACAACCATATCAGGGGCCTGAGCCCCTACCCTGCTGCATGGACCAATCTGGTGAATGGTGATGACAATATTTATTTAAAGGTCTACGCTGCAGACTATGTGGAAGAGGAACATTCTACGATACCGGGCAAAGTATTGAACGAAAAAAGCAAGATCAGAATAGCAGCAAAGGGAGGATATCTGGATTTGACAGAAATACAATTGCCGGGCAAAAGAAAAATGACGGCCAAAGAAGTATTAAACGGTTTAAAATTGGATGATAATGCTCATCTTGTCTGA